GATCGGCCACGAGCGCTTCCGGCGCGTACGAGCCCGACGGGGGAGAGACGCGAGCCGGTGCCCAGGCCGCCTGGAGCGCTTCCGGCGGTGGGGCGGGCGCCTCGGACGGGGGAGGGGCGGCGGTGGCCAGGAGGGTGGCGAGGAGGAGCGCGCCCGGCATCCCCCGAAGGTACCAGCGAATCGGCCGGGAGGGGTACGGTCCGCCTTGACACTTCCGCGTCTAGTGGCAAGCTGCCCCTGCCCGTGACGGAAGGGAAAGTCGCCATCACCTGCCGTTCTGCAGGACCCGTCGAGGTGGTCTCTCTCTCGGGAACCCTCGACGCCTGGTCGGAGCCCGAGGTGCGTGAGGCGCTGAAGGAGGTCCTCGGCAGGGGGAGGGCGCGCCTCGTCCTCGACCTCCAGGCCCTCCGCCGGATCGACTCGTCCGGCCTGTCGGCGCTCCTCTCCGTTCTCAAGGCGGCCCGTGCGGCAGGAGGGGATGTCGTCCTCCTCTCGCCCTCGGCCACGGTCGCGTCGATTCTCCGGCTGACCCGGCTCGACCAGATCCTCGAGGCGTACGACGATGAAGGAACGGCCCTCGCGCGACTCTGGGCCTGAGGCGCCGAACCGGCGAACGGAGGAACGATGAACCTGACGATCGAGCCCCAGGAATCCTTCATCCTGGCCCGGATCGAGGACTCCCGCCTCGACGCGCTCTCCGCCCCCGACTTCAAGGCACGCATGACGGGCGCGCTCACGGGCGGCGCGCCCAAGATCGTCCTCGACCTGTCTCCGGTCGCCTTCATCGACAGCGCCGGCCTCGCGTCGATCCTCTCGCTCGTCAAGGGCCTCCCCGAGGGGGGCGAGCTCAGGATCGCGGGGACGCGAGACGCCGTGCGGGCCGTTTTCCGGCTCACGCGGCTCGACAAGGTCCTCCCGCTCCACGACACGCTCGAGGACGCGGTGGCGGCGATGGGGTCGAAGTGAGCGTCGCCGCCCCGCCGCTCGCCGCGACGGCGGAACAGCTGAAGGACGGCTCTGCGCTGGCACGTCGCCCACTCTCTCGGCAAGGCCTGGGAAGACGCCACCGAAGGCGACCTCTTCCAGGCCCTCGGCCTCGCCGTGAGGGACCTCGCGTGGGAACGCCTCCTCGCCACCGAGAAGCGCTACAAGGAGGCCGGTGCCCGGCGGGTCTACTACCTGTCGATGGAGTTCCTCATCGGACGCTCCCTCGGCGACTCGCTCCACAACCTCGGCATCTACGACGCGGTGCGGGAGGCGCTCGAGGGCCTCGGCCACGACTTCGACGAGGTGCGCGAGGAAGAGGTCGACGCCGGGCTCGGCAACGGCGGCCTCGGCCGCCTCGCGGCCTGCTTCCTCGACTCGCTCGCGACGCTCCACCTCCCCGGGTTCGGCTACGGCCTCTTCTACCAGTACGGCCTCTTCCGGCAGGAGATCGACAACGGCTACCAGAAGGAGCGGCCCGAC
Above is a genomic segment from Holophagales bacterium containing:
- a CDS encoding STAS domain-containing protein; protein product: MTCRSAGPVEVVSLSGTLDAWSEPEVREALKEVLGRGRARLVLDLQALRRIDSSGLSALLSVLKAARAAGGDVVLLSPSATVASILRLTRLDQILEAYDDEGTALARLWA
- a CDS encoding STAS domain-containing protein; amino-acid sequence: MNLTIEPQESFILARIEDSRLDALSAPDFKARMTGALTGGAPKIVLDLSPVAFIDSAGLASILSLVKGLPEGGELRIAGTRDAVRAVFRLTRLDKVLPLHDTLEDAVAAMGSK